A part of Microbacterium atlanticum genomic DNA contains:
- a CDS encoding sugar ABC transporter substrate-binding protein: protein MKVNKRSIAAFGAIAAVSALTLVGCASGGDADSGEENESAGEITVWVDADRAGVLEDAAKDFTEDTGVAVNLVQKEFGEIRDQFVQQVPTGEGPDVAVGAHDWLGTLVTNGVVAPVELGDASGDFEQVAIDAWSYDGQVYGVPYAIENIGLLRNTDLVPEAPTSYDDMIAKGQAAGTEYAFLVGLDPEAADPYHLYPFQTSFGAPVFGSNPDGSYNAGDLQIGNAGGQAFAQWLASQGAAGTGVLNTNISGDLARENFVAGKSPFFLTGPWNVPAAEEAGLNLAVDPIPSAGGQAAQPFAGVQGFFLSSESENKLAATEFLVNYIGSEEVQTALYEVGGRTPALTSAYEAAVAADPITAGFGTVGTDAVPMPSIPEMGSVWQYWGVTEGAIINGSGGDPVELWNKMSSDIQGAIQ from the coding sequence ATGAAGGTGAACAAGAGGAGCATCGCTGCTTTCGGCGCGATTGCTGCCGTTTCCGCGCTGACCCTCGTCGGCTGCGCGAGCGGCGGCGACGCGGACTCCGGTGAGGAGAACGAGTCGGCAGGCGAGATCACGGTCTGGGTCGACGCAGACCGCGCGGGCGTCCTCGAGGACGCGGCGAAGGACTTCACCGAGGACACCGGTGTGGCCGTCAACCTCGTCCAGAAGGAGTTCGGCGAGATCCGCGACCAGTTCGTCCAGCAGGTTCCCACCGGCGAGGGTCCCGACGTCGCGGTGGGCGCGCACGACTGGCTGGGCACGCTCGTGACCAACGGTGTCGTCGCTCCCGTCGAGCTCGGCGATGCTTCGGGCGACTTCGAGCAGGTCGCCATCGACGCGTGGAGCTACGACGGCCAGGTCTACGGCGTCCCGTACGCGATCGAGAACATCGGCCTCCTGCGCAACACCGACCTTGTTCCCGAGGCTCCCACCTCCTACGACGACATGATCGCCAAGGGCCAGGCCGCGGGCACCGAGTACGCCTTCCTCGTCGGTCTCGACCCCGAGGCCGCCGACCCGTACCACCTGTACCCCTTCCAGACCTCGTTCGGCGCTCCCGTCTTCGGCAGCAACCCCGACGGCAGCTACAACGCCGGCGACCTGCAGATCGGCAACGCGGGCGGCCAGGCCTTCGCGCAGTGGCTCGCCAGCCAGGGCGCCGCGGGCACCGGCGTGCTGAACACCAACATCTCGGGCGACCTCGCCCGTGAGAACTTCGTCGCGGGCAAGTCGCCGTTCTTCCTCACCGGCCCGTGGAACGTCCCGGCTGCCGAAGAGGCGGGCCTGAACCTCGCCGTCGACCCGATCCCGTCGGCCGGCGGCCAGGCAGCTCAGCCGTTCGCGGGTGTGCAGGGCTTCTTCCTCAGCTCGGAGAGCGAGAACAAGCTCGCCGCCACGGAGTTCCTCGTGAACTACATCGGCAGCGAAGAGGTGCAGACCGCGCTCTACGAGGTCGGCGGCCGCACCCCGGCGCTCACCTCGGCCTACGAGGCGGCCGTCGCGGCCGACCCGATCACCGCGGGCTTCGGCACCGTGGGCACCGACGCCGTCCCGATGCCGAGCATCCCCGAGATGGGCTCGGTGTGGCAGTACTGGGGCGTGACCGAGGGCGCCATCATCAACGGCTCCGGCGGTGACCCGGTCGAGCTGTGGAACAAGATGTCGTCCGACATCCAGGGCGCCATCCAGTAA
- a CDS encoding YajQ family cyclic di-GMP-binding protein: MADSSFDIVSKVDHQEADNALNQARKEVEQRYDFKGTGASIEWSGEAVLIKANSEERAKAVLDVFQSKLIKRGISLKSLESGDPVASGKEYRITSTIKDGISSENAKKISKIIRDEGPKSVKSQIQGDELRVQSKSRDDLQEVQRLLKAADLDVDLQFVNYR, from the coding sequence ATGGCAGATTCCTCGTTCGACATCGTGAGCAAGGTCGACCACCAGGAGGCCGACAACGCACTCAACCAGGCCCGCAAGGAGGTCGAGCAGCGGTACGACTTCAAGGGCACCGGGGCTTCGATCGAGTGGAGCGGCGAGGCCGTGCTCATCAAGGCCAACTCCGAGGAGCGCGCGAAGGCGGTGCTCGACGTCTTCCAGTCGAAGCTCATCAAGCGCGGCATCTCGCTGAAGAGCCTCGAATCCGGCGACCCGGTCGCCAGCGGCAAGGAGTACCGCATCACCTCGACGATCAAAGACGGCATCTCCTCCGAGAACGCGAAGAAGATCTCGAAGATCATCCGCGATGAGGGGCCGAAGTCGGTGAAGTCGCAGATCCAGGGCGACGAGCTGCGTGTGCAGTCGAAGTCTCGCGACGACCTCCAGGAGGTGCAGCGCCTGCTCAAGGCCGCCGACCTCGACGTAGACCTCCAGTTCGTCAACTACCGCTGA
- a CDS encoding ATP-dependent DNA ligase has product MGKLIYEGAVKVDFDDRTLAHLQVVIGSKLRRGEPFHFTWRDDVSVGDGRTTIWVHPRSVLVYKYYGSKKPQLNPAWIDALAHTANSPSGLYLVPEPALPPSQNGATQEELVG; this is encoded by the coding sequence TTGGGCAAGTTGATCTACGAGGGAGCCGTCAAGGTCGATTTCGACGATCGGACGCTGGCGCATCTGCAGGTCGTGATCGGGTCGAAGCTGCGCCGGGGTGAGCCGTTCCACTTCACCTGGCGCGACGACGTGAGCGTCGGCGACGGGCGCACCACCATCTGGGTGCACCCGCGCTCGGTCCTGGTCTACAAGTACTACGGAAGCAAGAAGCCCCAGCTGAACCCCGCGTGGATCGACGCGCTCGCGCACACGGCGAACTCGCCATCCGGCCTGTACCTGGTGCCGGAGCCGGCGCTGCCGCCGAGCCAGAACGGGGCCACGCAGGAAGAGCTGGTGGGCTGA
- a CDS encoding alpha/beta fold hydrolase, protein MVLTEQDPLTEPETRPTRSPRQRPVARRVDVDGLAFRVLSSARPDADAPPVVLVHGIGVSHRYLSRLHDELSAHRTVVSIDLPGFGGLPKPGVDLDVPAMARALGQVLAGLELGPVVLLGHSMGSQWVVETAVQRPQIVTTVVAMGPVADERHRTILRQSSALALDTLLEPPTVNAIVLRDYLRCGPRWYLTQLRHMLAYRLEDRVAELTVPLLIIRGGADPIAGLEWCRRLRENARAADLVVIPGHHHVAQQSAPRAVASALLALTA, encoded by the coding sequence ATGGTGCTGACGGAGCAAGACCCGCTGACCGAACCCGAGACGCGGCCGACACGGAGCCCGAGGCAGCGGCCGGTCGCCCGGCGGGTGGACGTCGACGGGCTGGCCTTCCGGGTGCTGTCCTCCGCCCGGCCGGACGCCGACGCCCCGCCCGTCGTGCTCGTGCACGGCATCGGGGTCTCCCACCGGTACCTGTCCCGCCTGCACGACGAGCTCTCGGCCCATCGGACGGTCGTCTCCATCGACCTCCCCGGTTTCGGCGGCCTGCCCAAGCCGGGCGTGGACCTCGACGTGCCGGCGATGGCGCGCGCGCTGGGTCAGGTGCTCGCCGGACTGGAGCTCGGGCCCGTCGTCCTGCTCGGACACTCGATGGGATCGCAGTGGGTGGTCGAGACCGCCGTCCAGCGTCCGCAGATCGTCACCACCGTCGTCGCGATGGGTCCGGTCGCCGACGAACGGCACCGCACGATCCTGCGGCAGTCGAGCGCCCTCGCCCTCGACACGCTGCTGGAGCCGCCGACGGTGAACGCCATCGTGCTGCGCGACTACCTCCGCTGCGGCCCCCGCTGGTATCTGACGCAGCTGCGTCACATGCTCGCGTACCGCCTGGAGGATCGTGTCGCCGAGCTCACGGTGCCGCTGCTCATCATCCGCGGGGGCGCGGACCCGATCGCGGGACTCGAATGGTGCCGCCGGCTTCGTGAGAACGCGCGCGCCGCCGACCTCGTGGTCATCCCGGGACACCATCACGTCGCACAGCAGTCCGCGCCTCGCGCGGTGGCGTCCGCGCTCCTCGCGCTGACCGCCTGA
- a CDS encoding FAD-dependent oxidoreductase translates to MTKLRLAIVGAGPAGIYAADILLKAERKFDVSIDLFEQLPAPYGLVRYGVAPDHPRIKGIITALREVLDRGDIRIFGNVRFGEDISLEDLKRHYNAVIFATGAIRDTDLDIPGIDAVGSYGAADFVSWFDGHPDVPREWPLDAASVAVIGNGNVALDISRMLAKHAEDLLPTEIPDNVYEGLKASPVTDVHVFGRRGPANVKFTPLELRELGELRDVDMVVYDEDFDYDEASRAAIASNKQVMVIDRVLQSWRKRDSVNNAGGTASRRLHLHFYAKPIEVKTDAAGRVSALVYERTRPDGEGGVVGTGELREVPIQAIYRAVGYFGSPLPGVPFDKKHGVIPNREGQVLSKDSNQRVNGVYATGWIKRGPVGLIGHTKSDAMETVRHLINDQGTWWQPSDPSEEAIPELLASRGVRWTDLEGWHRLDEHEMALGAPRERVRIKVVPRDEMVTISRGE, encoded by the coding sequence ATGACCAAGCTCCGGCTGGCGATCGTCGGCGCAGGCCCGGCGGGCATCTACGCGGCAGACATCCTGCTGAAGGCCGAGCGCAAGTTCGACGTGTCGATCGACCTGTTCGAGCAGCTGCCGGCGCCCTACGGGCTGGTCCGCTACGGCGTCGCGCCCGACCACCCGCGCATCAAGGGCATCATCACGGCGCTGCGCGAGGTGCTCGATCGCGGCGACATCCGCATCTTCGGCAACGTGCGCTTCGGCGAGGACATCAGCCTCGAGGACCTCAAACGGCACTACAACGCGGTGATCTTCGCCACCGGCGCGATCCGCGACACCGATCTGGACATCCCGGGGATCGACGCTGTCGGCTCGTACGGCGCGGCGGACTTCGTGAGCTGGTTCGACGGGCACCCCGACGTTCCCCGCGAGTGGCCGCTGGATGCGGCATCCGTCGCCGTCATCGGCAACGGCAACGTCGCACTCGACATCTCGCGCATGCTCGCCAAGCACGCCGAGGACCTGCTGCCGACCGAGATCCCCGACAACGTGTACGAAGGCCTCAAGGCCTCGCCGGTCACCGATGTCCACGTCTTCGGTCGACGCGGTCCCGCGAACGTCAAGTTCACGCCCCTCGAGTTGCGCGAGCTCGGCGAACTGCGAGATGTCGACATGGTCGTCTACGACGAGGACTTCGACTACGACGAAGCCTCTCGCGCGGCGATCGCGAGCAACAAGCAGGTCATGGTCATCGACCGTGTGCTGCAGTCGTGGCGCAAGCGCGACTCGGTCAACAACGCCGGCGGCACGGCCTCGCGCCGGCTTCACCTGCACTTCTACGCCAAGCCGATCGAAGTGAAGACGGATGCCGCCGGCCGGGTGTCGGCCCTGGTCTACGAGCGGACGCGGCCCGACGGCGAGGGCGGGGTGGTCGGAACCGGCGAGCTGCGCGAGGTCCCCATCCAGGCGATCTACCGGGCGGTCGGGTACTTCGGCTCGCCGCTGCCGGGTGTGCCGTTCGACAAGAAGCACGGCGTGATCCCCAATCGCGAGGGTCAGGTGCTGAGCAAGGACTCCAACCAGCGCGTCAACGGCGTCTACGCGACCGGGTGGATCAAGCGCGGACCCGTCGGTCTCATCGGGCACACGAAGTCCGACGCGATGGAGACCGTCCGGCATCTGATCAACGATCAGGGCACGTGGTGGCAGCCCAGCGACCCGTCGGAGGAGGCGATCCCCGAGCTGCTCGCCTCCCGCGGCGTGAGGTGGACCGACCTCGAGGGCTGGCACCGTCTCGACGAGCACGAGATGGCGCTGGGCGCGCCCCGCGAGCGCGTGCGCATCAAGGTGGTCCCGCGCGACGAGATGGTGACGATCTCGCGCGGGGAATGA
- a CDS encoding polyprenyl synthetase family protein: MTPTAPGSHIAGKLGLTDRVFAGARSRSLLKTVEAGLKRVDDALEQELRVTDALADATSRYLYDAGGKRVRPMLALLTAQLGDGATDEVIESATALEMTHLGSLYHDDVMDAADRRRGVPSAHAVWGNSVAILTGDLLFSRASQIMARHGDRAIRLQADTFERLVLGQMHETVGPAETDDRVEFYLQVLSDKTGSLIAAAAQAGVIFSNGPEEFEGALMTFGEKAGVAFQLLDDVIDLSADPDETGKVPGTDLRAGVPTMPYLVLGQRTDASSLALRDRIDEGVARIADGADPSLLDEPLAQLREHPATEATLDLAHAWSQQAVDALEPLPDGAVREALTRFAQAVADRSS; encoded by the coding sequence GTGACACCGACCGCGCCGGGCTCGCACATCGCGGGCAAGCTGGGCCTGACCGACCGCGTCTTCGCCGGCGCGCGCTCGCGCAGCCTGCTCAAGACGGTGGAGGCGGGGCTCAAACGCGTCGACGACGCCCTCGAGCAGGAGCTCCGTGTCACCGACGCGCTCGCCGACGCCACGAGCCGCTACCTCTACGACGCCGGCGGCAAGCGCGTGCGGCCCATGCTGGCCCTGCTGACCGCACAGCTCGGCGACGGCGCGACCGACGAGGTGATCGAGTCAGCCACCGCGCTGGAGATGACCCACCTCGGTTCGCTCTACCACGACGATGTGATGGATGCCGCAGATCGGCGCCGCGGCGTGCCCAGCGCGCACGCGGTATGGGGCAACAGCGTCGCGATCCTCACCGGCGACCTCCTCTTCTCCCGCGCGAGCCAGATCATGGCCCGCCACGGCGACCGCGCGATCAGGCTGCAAGCAGACACCTTCGAGCGGCTGGTGCTCGGGCAGATGCACGAGACGGTCGGGCCGGCCGAGACGGACGATCGCGTCGAGTTCTATCTGCAGGTCCTGTCCGACAAGACCGGCTCCCTGATCGCGGCGGCGGCCCAGGCCGGCGTCATCTTCTCGAACGGCCCCGAAGAGTTCGAAGGCGCGTTGATGACGTTCGGCGAGAAGGCCGGTGTCGCCTTCCAGCTGCTCGACGACGTCATCGACCTGTCCGCCGATCCCGACGAGACCGGCAAGGTGCCCGGCACCGACCTCCGTGCCGGCGTGCCGACCATGCCCTACCTCGTGCTCGGACAGCGGACGGATGCCTCGTCCCTCGCGCTGCGCGACCGCATCGACGAGGGCGTCGCACGCATCGCCGACGGGGCCGACCCGTCGCTTCTGGACGAGCCGCTCGCGCAGCTGCGGGAGCACCCTGCGACCGAGGCGACGCTGGACCTCGCCCACGCGTGGTCGCAGCAGGCGGTCGACGCACTCGAACCGCTGCCCGACGGCGCGGTGCGCGAGGCGCTGACCCGGTTCGCACAGGCCGTCGCGGATCGCTCCAGTTGA
- a CDS encoding demethylmenaquinone methyltransferase, protein MASDPSDHEPNRADLHKDPSSVSGMFDQVAAGYDRTNTVLSMGNDRLWRAATTRAVAPRRGERILDLAAGTGASSVALAGRGADVVAADFSPGMIAEGRRRHGGIRNLSFVQADATALPFADAEFDAVTMSFGLRNVNEPQQALRELLRVTRPGGRLVICEFSHPPSKTFNGLYRFYNDRVLPVVAKTVSSNAEAYDYLNESIRDWPDQRTLSAWIREAGWTDVAYRNLSMGIVALHRATKPRDR, encoded by the coding sequence GTGGCATCCGACCCCTCCGATCACGAGCCGAACCGCGCCGACCTGCACAAGGACCCGTCGAGCGTGAGCGGCATGTTCGACCAGGTCGCCGCCGGCTACGACCGCACGAACACCGTGCTCAGCATGGGCAACGACCGCCTCTGGCGGGCGGCGACCACCCGTGCGGTGGCGCCCCGGCGAGGCGAGCGCATCCTCGATCTCGCGGCGGGCACGGGCGCCTCGAGCGTCGCGCTGGCCGGCCGTGGCGCCGACGTGGTCGCCGCAGACTTCTCGCCGGGCATGATCGCGGAGGGCAGGCGGCGGCACGGCGGCATCCGGAACCTGTCGTTCGTTCAGGCCGACGCGACCGCACTGCCGTTCGCCGATGCCGAGTTCGACGCCGTCACGATGTCGTTCGGCCTGCGCAACGTCAACGAGCCCCAGCAGGCGCTGCGCGAGCTGCTGCGCGTCACCAGGCCCGGCGGGCGCCTGGTGATCTGCGAGTTCTCGCATCCGCCGTCGAAGACCTTCAACGGCCTCTACCGCTTCTACAACGACCGCGTGCTCCCCGTGGTGGCCAAGACCGTCAGCTCGAACGCCGAGGCGTACGACTACCTCAACGAGTCGATCCGGGACTGGCCCGATCAGCGCACCCTGTCGGCGTGGATCCGCGAAGCCGGGTGGACCGACGTCGCGTACCGCAACCTCTCGATGGGGATCGTGGCGCTGCACCGCGCCACCAAGCCGCGCGACAGGTAG
- a CDS encoding DUF402 domain-containing protein, which yields MTDDAAQPRPSGPVERPAAGSEVLFRWRKWDGSPHWLHECVYLGVDGWGEWFGQQAGDRSARPGREVVVAHDNVTLVPATGDYAYTFNAPPSRTRIYIDIAWDVRWHDGEPTGIDMDLDVVRRDPDAAYVDREGILRQPGDVYIEDRDEWEEHRARYDYPQDLVERLEAVARSLERRVRDGEPPFDEATAAGWLARLASLDRPGRRATATEA from the coding sequence GTGACCGACGACGCCGCGCAGCCCCGCCCCTCCGGTCCCGTCGAGCGTCCCGCAGCCGGGTCCGAGGTGCTGTTCCGGTGGCGCAAGTGGGACGGCTCCCCGCACTGGCTGCACGAGTGCGTCTACCTCGGCGTCGACGGCTGGGGCGAGTGGTTCGGCCAGCAGGCGGGCGATCGCAGCGCGCGCCCCGGACGCGAGGTCGTCGTCGCACACGACAACGTCACCCTCGTCCCGGCGACCGGCGACTACGCGTACACGTTCAACGCGCCGCCGAGCCGGACGCGCATCTACATCGACATCGCCTGGGACGTGCGCTGGCACGACGGAGAGCCGACCGGCATCGACATGGACCTCGACGTGGTGCGGCGGGATCCCGACGCCGCGTACGTCGATCGCGAGGGGATCCTGCGCCAGCCGGGCGACGTGTACATCGAGGACCGCGACGAGTGGGAGGAGCACCGCGCGCGGTACGACTACCCGCAGGACCTCGTCGAACGGCTCGAGGCGGTGGCACGGAGCCTCGAGCGCCGGGTCCGCGACGGCGAGCCGCCCTTCGACGAGGCGACCGCGGCCGGATGGCTCGCACGACTCGCGTCGCTCGATCGGCCGGGCCGCCGCGCCACCGCGACCGAAGCCTAG
- a CDS encoding isochorismate synthase gives MTSPHRPAALVVETREIDLVDDLLAYASPDDPLAWLRRGDGIVGIGAVSGYERGPRGSSADDTSPADAWRRIAEASEVDDPLRLPGTGLVAFGTFVFDERSAGTSRLIVPQVVVGRHHGRSWITRIRTAGEALAEPTVKPTPYGPYWSATLGPGTLDPAGYQAAVRQAVDAIRAGELEKVVLARDLVGTIPVGADLRRLVRALSDDYPDTWTFAVDGLIGASPETLVTASRGVVTARVLAGTIPRGTDAHRDTEASASLSHSVKDLEEHRYAVQSVLDTLRPHVRHLQADPEPFTLKLPNLWHLATDVAGDLADHASALDLVAALHPTAAVAGTPRDAATDLIRRLEPFDRRRYAGPVGWVDGDGNGEWAIALRCAQVGTLRPERGPAEEDRNPAAGDTVAVVAHAGAGIVAQSNPEAELLETRVKFRPIVDALA, from the coding sequence GTGACATCTCCGCACCGCCCGGCTGCGCTGGTGGTCGAGACCCGCGAGATCGACCTGGTCGACGACCTTCTCGCGTACGCCTCCCCCGACGACCCGCTGGCCTGGCTGCGAAGGGGCGACGGCATCGTGGGGATCGGCGCGGTGAGCGGCTACGAGCGCGGCCCGCGCGGGAGCTCCGCCGACGACACGTCCCCCGCGGACGCCTGGCGGCGCATCGCTGAGGCGTCGGAGGTCGACGACCCGCTGCGCCTTCCCGGCACAGGGCTCGTCGCCTTCGGGACGTTCGTGTTCGACGAGCGGTCCGCCGGCACGAGCCGGCTGATCGTCCCGCAGGTCGTCGTCGGGCGACACCACGGCCGATCGTGGATCACGCGGATCCGCACCGCCGGTGAGGCGCTTGCGGAGCCCACGGTGAAGCCGACGCCCTACGGACCGTACTGGTCGGCCACGCTCGGCCCGGGCACACTGGACCCCGCGGGGTATCAGGCGGCGGTGCGACAGGCGGTGGACGCGATCCGCGCGGGTGAGCTCGAGAAGGTCGTGCTCGCCCGCGACCTCGTCGGGACCATCCCGGTCGGCGCCGACCTGCGTCGTCTCGTGCGCGCGCTGTCGGACGACTACCCCGACACCTGGACGTTCGCGGTCGACGGACTCATCGGCGCCAGTCCCGAGACCCTCGTCACCGCGTCACGCGGTGTCGTGACGGCACGCGTGCTCGCCGGCACCATCCCGCGCGGCACCGACGCGCACCGCGACACCGAGGCATCCGCGTCGCTCTCGCACAGCGTCAAGGACCTCGAGGAGCACCGCTACGCCGTGCAGAGCGTGCTCGACACGCTGCGCCCGCACGTGCGCCACCTGCAGGCCGATCCCGAGCCGTTCACGCTGAAGCTGCCGAACCTCTGGCACCTGGCGACCGATGTCGCCGGTGACCTCGCCGACCACGCGTCGGCGCTCGACCTCGTGGCGGCGCTGCACCCGACGGCCGCGGTCGCGGGGACGCCGCGGGATGCCGCGACCGACCTCATCCGCCGGCTCGAGCCGTTCGACCGGCGGCGCTACGCGGGCCCCGTGGGGTGGGTCGACGGCGATGGGAACGGCGAGTGGGCGATCGCCCTGCGGTGCGCGCAGGTCGGCACCCTCCGACCGGAGCGGGGACCGGCGGAGGAGGACCGGAACCCGGCTGCGGGCGACACCGTCGCGGTGGTCGCGCACGCGGGCGCCGGGATCGTGGCACAGAGCAACCCGGAGGCGGAGCTGCTGGAGACCCGCGTCAAGTTCCGGCCGATCGTGGACGCCCTCGCATGA
- a CDS encoding amidohydrolase family protein, which yields MTAPGHLPVQGSAVLTGIRLIDGDGSAPRDGLALVIQDGVIAAVAPADAIGARTGTIDLGGAFVMPGLVNMHNHFSLSLPGPGGDAVSALGAHDLALHMADAARRTLLAGVTTVRCVAEKAGADFALRRAIETGYVLGPRIRTAGRALCCTGGHGHDTDDTLECDGADAFARGVRSQIALGADLIKLMVSGGIAGEHEQITTAQLTRDEMAAAISTAHAWGRRVTAHAGPAAVIADAVELGLDCVEHGYELTPEVAALMAERGTALVPTLVVTRAQAFFDDLGVPAWMAERSLGAGIRHLRSYRHAFEAGVEVLLGSDMPPYWAFEGTSAIVRELEHMAEGGLGAADAIRAATSGPARWLGDEGRYGMLRPGHAADLIAMPDDPTAGIGALRGLDFVMRGGVVVRDDRGRAAVGGL from the coding sequence ATGACCGCACCCGGCCACCTCCCGGTGCAGGGCAGCGCGGTCCTCACGGGCATTCGCCTGATCGACGGCGACGGGTCGGCGCCGCGGGACGGCCTCGCCCTGGTGATCCAGGACGGCGTCATCGCCGCCGTCGCACCTGCGGACGCGATCGGCGCGCGCACCGGAACGATCGACCTCGGCGGCGCCTTCGTCATGCCGGGCCTGGTCAACATGCACAACCACTTCTCGCTCTCGCTCCCCGGGCCCGGTGGCGACGCGGTGAGCGCCCTCGGCGCGCACGACCTCGCCCTCCACATGGCCGACGCTGCGCGGCGCACGCTGCTCGCCGGCGTGACGACGGTCCGGTGCGTCGCCGAGAAGGCAGGGGCGGACTTCGCTCTGCGGCGCGCGATCGAGACGGGGTACGTGCTCGGACCCCGGATCCGCACAGCCGGCCGGGCGCTGTGCTGCACCGGCGGGCACGGCCACGACACCGACGACACCCTCGAGTGCGACGGCGCCGACGCCTTCGCACGCGGGGTGCGCAGCCAGATCGCCCTCGGCGCCGATCTCATCAAGCTGATGGTCTCGGGCGGCATCGCCGGCGAGCACGAGCAGATCACGACGGCGCAGCTCACCCGCGACGAGATGGCCGCCGCGATCTCGACCGCACACGCCTGGGGGCGCAGGGTGACGGCGCACGCCGGTCCCGCCGCGGTCATCGCCGACGCCGTCGAGCTCGGCCTGGACTGCGTGGAGCACGGCTACGAGCTGACGCCCGAGGTGGCGGCGCTCATGGCCGAGCGCGGCACGGCTCTCGTGCCCACCCTCGTGGTGACCCGCGCACAGGCGTTCTTCGACGATCTCGGCGTGCCCGCGTGGATGGCGGAGCGCTCGCTGGGCGCCGGCATCCGTCATCTCCGGTCGTACCGGCACGCGTTCGAGGCGGGCGTGGAAGTGCTGCTCGGCAGCGACATGCCGCCGTACTGGGCCTTCGAGGGCACCTCGGCCATCGTGCGCGAGCTGGAGCACATGGCGGAGGGCGGACTGGGCGCGGCCGACGCGATCCGCGCGGCCACGTCGGGGCCCGCGCGGTGGCTCGGCGATGAAGGACGCTACGGGATGCTGCGCCCCGGCCACGCCGCGGATCTCATCGCGATGCCCGACGACCCGACCGCGGGCATCGGCGCCCTGCGCGGCCTCGACTTCGTGATGCGCGGCGGGGTCGTGGTGCGGGATGACCGCGGGAGAGCCGCCGTCGGAGGCCTTTAG